CGATGCGCCATCGCGGTGTGGCAGTAGTCGAGCAGCGCCGCCCAGGACGACAGCACCGGCCGGTGCATCACCCGCGCCCGCGCCATGCGCTGCGCCACCGCCTCGACGATCTTGAGATCCTGCACCACCGCCTCGCCCACGCCCTCGACTTCCAGCAGGCGCGAGGGGGCCGCGGCGATGACCCGGTTCAGGTCGCCGAAGCGGTCGATCAGGCGACGCGCCAGCGGCTTCACATCCTGCCGGGGGATCGACCGGAACAGCAGCAGTTCCAGCAATTCGTAATCCGGCATGGCAGTCGCGCCGCCCTCGGTGAACCGCGCGCGCAGACGCTTCCGGTGGTCGGCGATGTAGGAAGGCAGCCGCGCCGGCAGCGGCGCGGCCACGGCCTCGTCCTCGTCCCCGGCGAAGAGCGGCAGCGGAGCTTCGTGAAAGGCGCGAGTCGGGCACATGGCCCAAGCCTGCGCGAAACGAGGTTGAGGATCGGTTAACGGGGTGTGCGGCGGCGCGATCCGGACGAAGCGGCTGCGCCGGCCTCGCAAGAACGGAAAAGGCCGCGCCCTGAAGGCGCGGCCGGTGCGAAGCGGAAGATCGTCAGCCCTTCATCCCGTCCCAGAAGCCCTTCACCTTCGAGAAGAAGCTCTTGCCCTCGGGGTTGTTGTCCTCGGACAGCTTCTCGAACTCGCGCAGAAGCTCCTTCTGGCGGGCGGTCAGGTTCACCGGTGTCTCGACCGCCAGCTCGATCAGCATGTCGCCCACGCCGCCGCCGCGCAGCGCCGGCATGCCCTTGGAGCGCAGCCGCATCTGCTTGCCGGTCTGGCTTCCGGCCGGGATCTTCACGCGGCTGGAGCCACCGTCGATGGTCGGCACCTCGACCTCGCCCCCAAGCGCCGCCGCGGTGATCGAGACCGGCACCCGGCAGAACAGATGCACGCCGTCGCGCTGGAAGATCGCGTGCTCGCGCACCTCGATGAAGATGTAGAGGTCGCCCGAGGGGCCGCCGCGCATCCCTGCCTCGCCCTCGCCCGCAAGGCGGATGCGGGTGCCGGTCTCGACCCCGGCCGGGATGTTGACCGAAAGCGAGCGCTCCTTCTCGACCCGGCCGGCACCGTGGCAGGACTTGCACGGGTTCTTCACGATCTGCCCGGCGCCGTTGCAGGTGGGGCAGGTGCGCTCGACGGTGAAGAAACCCTGTTGCGCGCGGACCTTGCCCATGCCGGAGCAGGTCGGGCATGTGACGGGCTCCGCCCCGCCTTCGGCGCCGGTGCCCTTGCAGGCATCACAGGCGATCGAGGCCGGCACGTTGATCGTCTTCTGGACGCCGCGATAGGCGTCCTCCAGCGTCACGCGCAGGTTGTAGCGCAGGTCCGACCCGCGCTGCGCCCGGCTGCGGGCCGCGCCGCCGCGACCGCCCATGAAGTCGCCGAACAGATCCTCGAACACGTCCGAGAAGGCCGAGGCGAAGTCGCCCTGCTGGCCGTAGCCGCCGCGCGGACCACCTCCGCCGCCCATGCCGCCCTCGAAGGCCGCGTGGCCGTAACGGTCATAGGCCGCCTTCTTGTCGGCGTCCCGCAGGACGTCGTAAGCCTCGTTCACTTCCTTGAACTGGGCCTCGGCCTGAGGATTGTCGGCATTCCGGTCGGGGTGAAGTTCCTTCGCCTTCGTGCGGTAAGCCTTCTTCAGCTCGTCAGCGGAGGCCGTGCGGGAGACGCCCAGAACCTCGTAATAGTCGCGCTTTGCCATAGACACTTCCCCTGGGGCAACGCGAGTGGGGCGGCCCTTTCGAGACCGCCCCCCGTCGCGTTACGCTGCGGCCTCACTTCCGCTTGTTTTCGCCGAGATCCTCGAAGTCGGCGTCGACGATATCGTCATCCACCGAACGCGGCCCCTCTTCCTCGGCCGGGCCGGCTTCCGCCTGGCTGGCCTTGTAGATGGCTTCGCCCAGGCGCATCGCGGCTTCGGTCAGGTTCTGGATGCCGCCCTTGATCTTGCCGGCATCCTCGGTCTTGAGGCTTTCCTCCAGCGCGCCCATCGCCAGTTCGATCGCCTCGACGGTCGAGGGATCCACCTTGTCGCCGTGCTCCTCGATCGACTTGCGAGTCGAGTGCAGCAGGCTTTCGGCCTGGTTCTTGGTCTCGACCAGCTCGCGGCGCTTCTTGTCGGCTTCGGCGTTGGCCTCGGCGTCCTTCACCATCTTCTCGATGTCGTCGTCCGACAGACCGCCCGATGCCTGGATGGTGATGTTCTGCGACTTGCCGGTGCCCTTGTCCTTGGCGCTGACCGACACGATGCCGTTGGCGTCGATGTCGAAGGTCACCTCGATCTGCGGCATCCCGCGCGGGGCCGGCGGAATGTCCTCGAGGTTGAACTGGCCGAGCATCTTGTTGTCGGCCGCCATCTCGCGCTCGCCCTGGAAGACGCGGATCGTCACCGCGTTCTGGTTGTCCTCGGCGGTTGAGAAGACCTGGGACTTCTTCGTGGGGATCGTGGTGTTGCGGTC
This portion of the Rhodobacter sp. CZR27 genome encodes:
- the radC gene encoding DNA repair protein RadC; protein product: MCPTRAFHEAPLPLFAGDEDEAVAAPLPARLPSYIADHRKRLRARFTEGGATAMPDYELLELLLFRSIPRQDVKPLARRLIDRFGDLNRVIAAAPSRLLEVEGVGEAVVQDLKIVEAVAQRMARARVMHRPVLSSWAALLDYCHTAMAHRETEQFRILFLDRKNVLIADEEQARGTVDHVPVYPREVVKRALELNASALILVHNHPSGDPTPSEADISITAQVQDAATTLGITLHDHLIIGKERELSFRAQGYL
- the dnaJ gene encoding molecular chaperone DnaJ; this encodes MAKRDYYEVLGVSRTASADELKKAYRTKAKELHPDRNADNPQAEAQFKEVNEAYDVLRDADKKAAYDRYGHAAFEGGMGGGGGPRGGYGQQGDFASAFSDVFEDLFGDFMGGRGGAARSRAQRGSDLRYNLRVTLEDAYRGVQKTINVPASIACDACKGTGAEGGAEPVTCPTCSGMGKVRAQQGFFTVERTCPTCNGAGQIVKNPCKSCHGAGRVEKERSLSVNIPAGVETGTRIRLAGEGEAGMRGGPSGDLYIFIEVREHAIFQRDGVHLFCRVPVSITAAALGGEVEVPTIDGGSSRVKIPAGSQTGKQMRLRSKGMPALRGGGVGDMLIELAVETPVNLTARQKELLREFEKLSEDNNPEGKSFFSKVKGFWDGMKG